From Candidatus Methylomirabilis tolerans, the proteins below share one genomic window:
- a CDS encoding glycosyltransferase family 4 protein has product MRLGIVTPFYVPSVRGNSITVQRIESGLRDHGVTVRVWSLEDGPSPDEILRDLAGFTPDLVHGFHVSSSGRIVTDAAFRLGIPSILTVTGTDVNTDLFDPHRRPEIIDILRRATRIVVFHDCIQAKLVGELPEIAHRIRVIGQTVHCQGTPSFNLRHHLGLMTDDLIFFIPSGIRRVKNVTFCLKPLDALRIQYPHIKAVFAGPIIEAEEGTALQELLRDYPWAFYLGSVPHEQICAMLASVDVVINSSISEGGMANSILEAMSHGRAVLASDIEGNRSVVQDGIEGLLFGSEAEFSHKAERLIREPDLRHTLGKNGKDKIEREFSTEGEIQNYLQLYQEAIGAGSRGE; this is encoded by the coding sequence ATGCGACTGGGTATTGTCACTCCCTTCTATGTTCCGTCCGTTCGGGGCAATTCGATCACAGTCCAGCGTATCGAATCAGGATTGCGGGATCACGGCGTGACCGTGCGGGTCTGGTCCCTGGAGGATGGTCCCTCTCCGGACGAGATCCTTCGAGATCTGGCCGGGTTCACACCTGATCTAGTCCATGGATTCCATGTCAGCTCCTCAGGGCGGATCGTGACTGACGCCGCATTCCGGCTGGGCATCCCCTCGATCCTCACCGTGACCGGAACCGATGTCAATACCGATCTCTTCGATCCGCATCGAAGACCGGAGATTATAGATATCCTTCGACGGGCAACGCGCATCGTCGTCTTTCATGACTGTATACAGGCCAAGCTCGTGGGCGAACTGCCCGAGATAGCACACCGAATCCGGGTGATCGGCCAGACGGTTCACTGCCAGGGAACTCCGTCGTTCAATCTTCGACACCACCTGGGTCTTATGACGGACGACCTGATCTTCTTTATCCCCTCAGGCATCCGGCGTGTCAAAAATGTCACCTTCTGCCTGAAGCCGCTTGATGCGCTTAGAATACAATATCCCCATATCAAGGCCGTCTTTGCAGGGCCGATTATCGAGGCGGAGGAAGGAACAGCATTGCAGGAACTCCTGCGAGACTACCCCTGGGCCTTCTACCTGGGATCGGTCCCTCATGAGCAGATCTGTGCCATGCTCGCGTCCGTCGATGTGGTGATCAACTCGTCGATCTCCGAAGGCGGCATGGCGAATAGTATCCTGGAAGCGATGAGTCACGGGCGAGCGGTTCTGGCTTCTGACATCGAGGGAAACCGATCGGTAGTGCAAGACGGAATCGAAGGACTGCTCTTCGGTTCAGAGGCGGAATTCAGCCACAAGGCTGAGCGGCTGATCAGGGAGCCGGATCTGCGCCACACGCTCGGTAAGAACGGGAAGGACAAGATCGAACGGGAGTTCTCGACGGAAGGGGAGATTCAAAACTATCTCCAACTATATCAGGAGGCAATCGGCGCCGGCTCTCGCGGCGAGTAG
- a CDS encoding AsmA family protein, translating into MTRRGQRRLIGLLLVLGGIVAVLLVGPLLLDQERYRGILISRVSQLLNRKVTAASLRVHLLPSPEVTIRDVVIADRAPWSEPFVDAEQLHVSLKLLPLLKGDIQIGNIRIDRPRIRLARGPDGWNLDDLIRPTARGATAEPHRTEGTRTARGQPSLPVLLAGTLAIRHGALVVDNPLHPYGPVTLEFQDINLDIPAPLPHHPLRFQADGHLPGETTGSFELTGSVQRAEGDHIPIEVELRVRGLEAAQLVSAMGRSGGAAAAFTGTLDFEGKAVGEWPRLDLEADVDLRRLGVTLAKETGKAPGGKARLHAKGRWEGGQLDLSDMNLLWRGQTIAGRLHLATQQSPRLQFWLNTSDLSLEPIIAFVAAAGTEANPSATPHPSPRISNPPVPPFDKGGVGNFRAQHSPEVGGLQVEGHLRSGVLRWGKVILTTAESDVHYCCRLLTIRRLQGGLYGGTVSGDAALDWRGPTSRTTVTTHLEGVQTQPLLGAIQDPQWTLRGMMTLDSKMELSGQLGPGALAKVTGQTDIAVTNGRVTGYAPLEQLSKTAEPVLKGLGINTPTLNEFDRLSAHWTLDGGILRTRDLTLLRDGAKLYAAGSFNLLNQTMDFDVKAKIAKTTLEAKLQGTSSDPVVTPQAGSIEGRIKTEVGKLLGKDGKKEIGKMLQQLFGH; encoded by the coding sequence GTGACAAGACGCGGGCAGCGTCGGCTCATCGGGTTACTCCTGGTCTTAGGTGGGATCGTCGCAGTCCTCCTCGTCGGTCCGCTTCTGCTGGACCAGGAGCGGTATCGAGGCATCCTCATCAGCCGAGTCAGCCAACTCTTGAACCGCAAAGTCACTGCGGCCAGCCTGCGAGTACATCTCCTGCCGTCGCCCGAGGTGACCATCCGGGACGTGGTGATTGCCGATCGCGCCCCGTGGTCCGAACCGTTCGTAGACGCGGAGCAACTGCATGTTTCGCTCAAGCTGCTTCCGCTCCTCAAGGGCGACATTCAGATTGGGAATATCCGCATCGACAGGCCACGCATCAGGTTGGCCAGGGGACCGGACGGGTGGAACCTTGATGACTTGATTCGGCCGACTGCGCGAGGCGCAACGGCCGAGCCACACCGCACCGAAGGGACGAGAACGGCCAGAGGACAGCCTAGTCTGCCGGTCTTGTTGGCAGGAACCTTGGCTATCCGCCATGGGGCTCTCGTCGTCGACAATCCTCTCCATCCGTATGGACCGGTCACCCTGGAGTTTCAGGATATCAACCTGGACATCCCGGCCCCGCTTCCCCATCATCCTCTTCGCTTCCAGGCCGACGGACACTTACCTGGCGAGACAACCGGCTCGTTTGAACTTACCGGGAGCGTACAACGTGCCGAAGGGGATCATATACCGATTGAGGTAGAACTTCGCGTGCGCGGCCTCGAGGCCGCGCAACTGGTATCGGCCATGGGGAGATCAGGCGGCGCTGCCGCAGCGTTTACCGGCACCCTCGATTTCGAAGGGAAGGCCGTCGGCGAATGGCCGCGCCTTGACCTTGAAGCCGACGTCGACCTGCGGCGCCTCGGCGTAACGCTCGCAAAGGAGACGGGTAAGGCGCCAGGTGGCAAAGCACGGCTGCATGCAAAGGGACGATGGGAGGGCGGTCAGCTCGACCTTTCTGATATGAATCTGCTCTGGAGGGGTCAAACAATTGCCGGACGTCTCCACCTTGCAACTCAGCAGTCGCCTCGCCTCCAGTTTTGGCTGAATACGTCGGATCTGTCTCTCGAACCGATTATAGCATTCGTGGCCGCGGCAGGTACCGAGGCGAACCCCTCCGCCACCCCTCACCCCTCACCCCGTATTTCAAATCCCCCCGTACCCCCCTTTGATAAAGGGGGGGTGGGGAATTTTCGCGCCCAGCACTCCCCGGAAGTCGGCGGACTTCAGGTCGAAGGGCACCTGCGTTCCGGCGTCCTTCGTTGGGGGAAGGTGATCCTGACGACTGCGGAAAGCGATGTTCACTACTGTTGCCGACTCCTCACGATTCGTCGGCTCCAAGGCGGTCTCTATGGCGGAACCGTTTCAGGCGATGCTGCCCTCGACTGGCGCGGGCCGACATCTCGCACAACGGTCACGACGCATCTGGAAGGGGTTCAGACCCAACCATTGCTGGGAGCGATCCAGGACCCACAGTGGACCTTGCGCGGAATGATGACGCTGGACTCGAAGATGGAGCTGTCCGGACAACTGGGACCTGGGGCGCTCGCCAAGGTCACCGGTCAAACCGACATCGCCGTCACGAACGGACGCGTGACCGGCTATGCGCCGCTGGAACAGCTCTCCAAAACTGCGGAGCCTGTCCTGAAGGGGTTAGGCATCAATACTCCAACCCTGAACGAGTTCGACCGCCTCAGCGCCCATTGGACCCTCGACGGTGGGATCCTACGAACCAGAGATCTCACGCTGCTTCGGGACGGGGCGAAGCTCTATGCTGCCGGAAGTTTCAATCTGCTCAATCAGACCATGGATTTCGACGTGAAGGCCAAGATAGCGAAAACAACGCTCGAGGCCAAGCTGCAAGGAACCTCGTCCGACCCGGTGGTGACTCCGCAGGCAGGCAGCATCGAGGGACGCATCAAAACAGAGGTCGGCAAACTCCTGGGAAAGGATGGGAAGAAGGAGATTGGGAAGATGCTGCAACAACTCTTCGGCCACTGA
- the gatB gene encoding Asp-tRNA(Asn)/Glu-tRNA(Gln) amidotransferase subunit GatB — protein MKPEIRNMKPETLYEAVIGLEVHAQLLTRSKIFCGCSAAFGAPPNSQTCPVCLGMPGALPVLNRRVVEFAIKSALALGCDIAPVCRFHRKNYFYPDMPKNYQISQYELPLAQRGTVVFPVGGALTCVRIHRLHLEEDVGKLLHAGTLQAADYSLVDFNRSGVPLMEIVSEPDIRSPEEAAEYLRQLRAILVYLGVCDGNMEEGSLRCDANVSLRLAGSEELGVKAEVKNMNSFKNVQKALAYEIQRQAQILEGGGRIVQETRLWDAGQELTLSMRSKEHAHDYRYFLEPDLVPLAVSPQWIDEIRATLPELPQQRRVRFVREYGIPDYDAAVLTASRSLADYYEKVAQASRDSKVASNWVMVELLGHLNKDGRDITDSPISPTELAALLALLHGGTISGKIAKTVFEQMYQTGKSAELIVKEQGLTQISDQDELRRIVEEVLTAHPGPVADYRKGKVQSLTFLVGMVMKLSRGKANPPVARELLLVRLNSEEPGGDG, from the coding sequence ATGAAACCCGAAATCCGAAATATGAAACCCGAAACTTTGTACGAAGCAGTCATCGGGCTGGAGGTGCATGCCCAGCTCCTGACCAGATCGAAGATCTTCTGCGGCTGCAGCGCCGCCTTTGGCGCCCCGCCGAACAGTCAGACCTGCCCCGTCTGTTTGGGGATGCCTGGTGCGTTGCCGGTTCTGAACAGACGGGTGGTAGAGTTCGCCATCAAGAGTGCACTCGCCCTGGGATGCGATATCGCTCCGGTGTGTCGATTCCACCGGAAGAATTACTTCTATCCCGATATGCCGAAGAACTACCAGATCTCTCAGTACGAACTCCCACTGGCCCAACGTGGGACGGTCGTGTTTCCAGTAGGCGGCGCGCTCACATGCGTCCGAATTCATCGCCTCCATCTCGAAGAGGATGTCGGCAAGCTGCTGCATGCCGGCACGCTCCAGGCCGCCGACTATAGCCTGGTGGACTTTAACCGCAGCGGCGTACCGCTGATGGAAATCGTCAGCGAACCCGACATCCGTAGTCCGGAGGAGGCCGCAGAATATCTCCGGCAGCTCCGAGCGATCCTTGTGTACCTGGGAGTCTGCGACGGCAACATGGAGGAAGGCAGCCTCCGTTGTGATGCCAACGTCTCCCTGCGACTGGCCGGCAGCGAGGAATTGGGGGTGAAGGCTGAGGTCAAGAACATGAACTCCTTTAAGAATGTTCAGAAGGCCTTGGCCTATGAGATCCAGCGACAGGCCCAGATCCTCGAGGGCGGGGGACGGATTGTCCAGGAAACACGGCTGTGGGACGCCGGTCAAGAGCTGACCTTGTCGATGCGAAGCAAAGAGCACGCCCACGACTACCGCTACTTTCTCGAACCGGACCTGGTCCCACTAGCCGTCTCGCCGCAGTGGATCGACGAGATCCGCGCAACCTTGCCCGAACTGCCGCAGCAGCGCCGCGTTCGATTTGTCCGAGAGTACGGGATCCCGGACTACGATGCCGCTGTACTGACGGCATCGAGGTCGCTGGCCGACTACTACGAGAAGGTCGCGCAGGCCTCCCGCGATTCGAAGGTCGCCAGCAACTGGGTGATGGTGGAGCTTTTGGGCCATTTGAATAAAGACGGTCGGGACATTACCGACAGCCCGATCTCGCCGACGGAACTGGCTGCCCTGCTCGCGCTGCTGCATGGTGGAACCATCAGCGGCAAGATCGCCAAAACGGTCTTCGAACAGATGTATCAGACTGGGAAATCGGCTGAGCTGATCGTCAAAGAGCAAGGACTGACTCAAATCTCCGACCAGGATGAGCTGCGCCGGATCGTTGAGGAGGTGCTTACCGCACACCCCGGGCCGGTCGCCGACTACCGGAAAGGGAAGGTGCAAAGCCTGACCTTCCTGGTTGGCATGGTGATGAAGTTAAGTCGCGGCAAGGCCAACCCACCGGTGGCGCGCGAGTTGCTGCTGGTGCGACTCAATAGTGAAGAGCCCGGAGGGGACGGGTGA
- a CDS encoding gamma-glutamylcyclotransferase: MLYFAYGSNMERVLLKRLCPKGKFVAAAVLSDYALTFCGNSPIWGGGTANILERPGRQVEGVVWEIGEAERKALDEYEGFPDLYLRQEVQVRTHSGKIIAAFAYIMGNPGRETPPSKRYKQLLINGAEEHGLSDEYIDVLESIRPLT; this comes from the coding sequence ATGCTCTACTTCGCCTACGGCTCGAATATGGAACGGGTCCTGCTGAAGCGGCTTTGCCCGAAGGGGAAGTTTGTGGCCGCAGCGGTACTTTCCGACTATGCACTCACCTTCTGCGGCAACTCCCCGATCTGGGGTGGCGGGACGGCAAACATTCTTGAGCGGCCAGGGCGTCAGGTTGAGGGTGTGGTGTGGGAGATCGGCGAAGCGGAACGAAAGGCGTTAGATGAGTATGAAGGATTCCCCGATCTCTATCTCCGTCAGGAGGTTCAGGTTCGAACTCACTCAGGTAAGATCATTGCGGCATTTGCATATATCATGGGAAATCCGGGGCGCGAGACGCCTCCCTCAAAACGATATAAGCAGCTACTGATCAACGGCGCCGAGGAACACGGGCTGTCCGATGAGTATATTGACGTTCTCGAATCAATCCGGCCTCTGACATAG
- the gatA gene encoding Asp-tRNA(Asn)/Glu-tRNA(Gln) amidotransferase subunit GatA, producing MDLSQLTIHEMQAMLATRRASATELARSVLDRIMRLDGQVMAYTTLTEDKALEQAGVVDRLLAANTPLPPLAGIPLAIKDVICTKGVRTTCASKILEPYEPPYDATVIQRLKAQEAVLLGKTNMDEFAMGSSTENSAFFRTRNPWALDYVPGGSSGGSAAAVAADLCAAAFGSDTGGSIRQPASFCGVAGLKPTYGRVSRYGLVAFASSLDQIGPFAKDTRDCAMLLHAIAGHDPCDSTSADLPVPDYSAALIGDIRGVRIGIPHDYFIEGMDPEVEAAVWAAVRTLEELGGRQDKVSLPHTPYAIATYYLVATAEASSNLARYDAVRYGCRTMRPADLLEMYQKSRQEGFGPEVKRRIMLGTYALSAGYYDAYYLKAQKVRTLIRRDFEQAFEQCDVIVTPTSPTPPFRFGEKTEDPLQMYLSDIFTISVNLAGLPGISIPCGFTKAGLPIGLQLIGKPFDEATILKVAHAYEQATDWHRRKPPL from the coding sequence GTGGACCTCTCTCAACTTACCATCCACGAGATGCAGGCAATGCTCGCTACGCGTCGAGCGAGCGCCACTGAGCTTGCCCGCTCGGTGCTGGATCGGATCATGCGTCTCGATGGACAGGTCATGGCGTACACGACCCTGACTGAGGACAAAGCCCTTGAGCAGGCCGGGGTCGTCGATCGGCTGCTCGCCGCCAATACACCGCTCCCCCCGCTGGCCGGCATCCCGCTGGCGATTAAAGATGTCATCTGCACAAAAGGTGTGCGGACCACCTGCGCCTCGAAGATACTGGAACCCTACGAACCGCCGTATGATGCGACGGTCATCCAGCGTCTCAAAGCGCAGGAAGCGGTCCTGCTGGGGAAGACCAACATGGATGAATTCGCCATGGGTTCCTCGACGGAGAACTCGGCCTTCTTCCGGACGCGGAATCCCTGGGCGCTCGACTACGTCCCAGGCGGCTCCTCTGGCGGCTCTGCCGCCGCCGTGGCGGCCGATTTGTGCGCCGCTGCGTTCGGCAGCGACACGGGAGGCTCGATCCGGCAGCCGGCAAGTTTTTGTGGCGTTGCAGGTCTCAAACCAACCTATGGCCGGGTCTCCAGATACGGCCTGGTAGCCTTTGCCTCATCACTCGATCAGATCGGTCCATTCGCGAAAGATACTCGCGATTGCGCCATGCTGCTGCATGCAATTGCCGGACACGATCCCTGCGATTCGACCTCGGCAGACCTGCCCGTTCCCGATTACAGCGCTGCCCTGATCGGCGACATTCGGGGGGTCCGCATCGGTATTCCCCACGATTATTTTATCGAGGGCATGGACCCGGAGGTTGAAGCGGCTGTCTGGGCGGCGGTTCGGACACTGGAGGAACTGGGCGGAAGGCAGGACAAGGTCTCACTACCCCACACCCCGTATGCCATCGCAACCTACTATCTCGTAGCGACGGCCGAAGCCAGCAGTAATCTGGCCCGCTATGATGCGGTCAGATACGGGTGCCGAACCATGCGTCCGGCTGACTTGCTGGAAATGTACCAGAAGAGCCGGCAGGAGGGGTTTGGGCCGGAGGTCAAGCGTCGGATTATGCTCGGGACCTATGCGCTGTCGGCCGGCTACTACGATGCCTACTACCTGAAGGCGCAGAAGGTCAGGACGCTGATCCGCCGGGATTTTGAGCAGGCGTTTGAGCAGTGTGACGTGATTGTGACCCCTACGTCGCCGACGCCGCCGTTTAGGTTCGGCGAGAAGACCGAGGATCCCCTTCAGATGTACCTCTCGGATATCTTTACGATCTCGGTCAACCTGGCAGGTCTGCCCGGCATCTCGATCCCATGCGGATTCACCAAGGCCGGACTGCCGATCGGACTTCAACTGATCGGTAAGCCGTTCGACGAGGCGACGATCCTAAAGGTAGCGCACGCCTATGAGCAGGCAACCGACTGGCATCGCCGCAAACCCCCATTGTAA
- the gatC gene encoding Asp-tRNA(Asn)/Glu-tRNA(Gln) amidotransferase subunit GatC: MKITMQEVEHVARLARLELTAEEKERMQAQLDSILSYIDKLSELDTTAVEPTSHILPMINVFREDEVVPSLSQEEALANAPDRHDLFFRVPRILEE, encoded by the coding sequence ATGAAGATCACGATGCAAGAGGTCGAGCATGTGGCCAGGCTGGCCCGTTTGGAGCTCACCGCGGAGGAGAAGGAGCGGATGCAGGCACAGCTCGACTCGATCCTGAGCTACATCGACAAATTGAGTGAGCTGGACACGACTGCCGTCGAGCCGACCTCTCACATCCTGCCGATGATCAACGTCTTCCGCGAGGACGAGGTCGTACCGTCGCTTTCTCAGGAGGAGGCCCTGGCGAATGCGCCGGACCGCCATGATCTCTTCTTTCGAGTCCCGAGGATTCTGGAGGAGTAA
- a CDS encoding UvrD-helicase domain-containing protein, whose protein sequence is MKTHTILGNLNPRQEEAVLHTEGPLLVLAGAGSGKTRVITRRIAYLIGHCGVAPWNILAVTFTNKAAAEMKRRVTDLLDQQSSVGSSTPDLAPRTSHPAPLVGTFHAICVRILRKHAPALGLKSSFVIYDEGDQLSLMRDCLRGLGLSERTLSPRAVLSRISRAKNELLSPEEYALQANDHMEERTAKLYIRYQERLEELQALDFDDLLMSTVRLFEEHHEVLAAYQDLWRYILVDEYQDTNHVQYRMIQMLAGKHGHLCVVGDDDQSIYRWRGADLNNILDFERDHPGCVVIRLEQNYRSTQRILECAGAVVAHNFGRKGKTLWTENDIGDTIMLYRALDETDEARFAARTIHSQAAGEGTRYDDYAIFYRTNAQSRVLEEALQQALIPYVIVGGLRFYERKEIKDLLAYLRWVVNPADSISFKRLVNAPTRGIGPATVAKLELSAMHEKTTIWEACQRAVREKLLNVKQQAAMEGLLHLIEEARAQSAFTPIPDLIAELITASGYAEELQREGTPEAQSRLENLKELVTASQEFMERNAEAGLPAFLDSVALISDLDEYTEGRGAVTLMTLHMAKGLEFETVFMVGLEEGIFPHAYAISDERELEEERRLCYVGMTRARRRLYLASARQRRLYGNRSFNLPSRFLDEIPPDVLQVQDPLESRGASLSAFSARQEHQDDEPFVDRLHPGTRIRHPDFGVGVIRERSGSGDDLKVVVRFNGAGEKKLMVRYAQLEQA, encoded by the coding sequence GTGAAGACTCACACAATCTTGGGAAACTTGAATCCCAGACAGGAAGAGGCGGTCCTGCATACCGAGGGGCCGCTTCTGGTATTGGCGGGGGCCGGGTCGGGAAAGACCCGGGTCATCACCAGGCGGATCGCCTACCTGATCGGCCACTGTGGGGTCGCACCCTGGAATATTCTGGCCGTCACGTTTACCAATAAGGCGGCCGCAGAAATGAAGCGACGGGTAACAGACCTGCTGGATCAACAATCGTCAGTCGGCAGCAGCACCCCGGACCTCGCGCCCCGGACCTCGCACCCCGCACCACTTGTCGGGACGTTTCATGCCATCTGCGTTCGAATCCTGCGCAAGCACGCCCCGGCATTGGGCCTGAAGAGCTCTTTCGTCATCTATGATGAGGGCGATCAGTTGAGCCTGATGCGGGATTGCCTGCGAGGATTAGGCCTATCCGAGCGCACGCTTAGCCCCCGCGCGGTCCTTTCCCGCATCAGCCGCGCGAAGAACGAACTCCTCTCCCCCGAAGAGTACGCATTGCAGGCCAATGACCATATGGAGGAGCGGACCGCCAAGCTGTACATCAGGTATCAGGAGCGGTTGGAAGAGCTCCAGGCCCTCGACTTCGACGATCTACTCATGTCGACAGTGCGCCTCTTTGAGGAGCACCACGAAGTACTGGCCGCCTATCAGGACCTCTGGCGTTACATCCTGGTGGACGAGTACCAGGACACCAACCATGTCCAGTACCGGATGATCCAGATGCTGGCCGGCAAGCACGGGCATCTTTGCGTGGTAGGCGATGACGACCAGTCTATCTATCGGTGGCGTGGCGCCGACCTGAACAACATTCTGGACTTCGAGCGGGACCATCCGGGTTGCGTGGTCATCCGGCTGGAACAGAACTATCGATCGACGCAGCGGATCTTGGAGTGCGCGGGGGCGGTGGTCGCCCATAACTTCGGTCGCAAGGGAAAGACCTTGTGGACCGAAAACGATATCGGGGACACGATCATGCTCTACCGGGCCCTTGATGAAACCGATGAGGCCCGCTTCGCCGCCAGGACGATCCACAGTCAGGCGGCCGGTGAGGGGACGCGATACGATGACTACGCGATCTTCTACCGGACCAATGCGCAGTCTCGTGTCTTGGAAGAGGCATTGCAGCAGGCCCTGATCCCCTACGTCATTGTGGGGGGACTCCGCTTCTATGAACGGAAGGAGATTAAGGACCTCCTGGCCTATTTACGCTGGGTGGTCAATCCCGCCGACAGCATCAGTTTTAAGCGACTTGTAAATGCGCCGACCCGCGGGATCGGACCGGCCACGGTCGCCAAGCTTGAACTGTCGGCAATGCACGAGAAAACTACGATCTGGGAGGCATGCCAACGCGCGGTGCGGGAGAAGCTGCTCAATGTAAAGCAACAGGCAGCTATGGAGGGATTACTCCACCTTATTGAAGAGGCCAGGGCACAATCCGCCTTCACCCCGATTCCAGATCTGATCGCTGAACTGATCACCGCGTCCGGGTACGCTGAGGAGCTTCAGCGCGAGGGGACGCCGGAGGCTCAGAGCCGCCTGGAAAACCTGAAGGAGCTGGTGACTGCCTCCCAGGAGTTCATGGAGCGCAATGCGGAAGCGGGGCTGCCGGCGTTCCTCGACTCGGTCGCCCTGATCAGTGACCTCGACGAGTACACCGAAGGTCGAGGTGCGGTGACGCTCATGACGCTCCATATGGCCAAGGGGCTGGAGTTTGAAACGGTCTTCATGGTCGGACTGGAGGAAGGGATCTTCCCTCACGCCTATGCCATCTCTGATGAGCGGGAGCTGGAGGAGGAACGCCGACTCTGTTATGTCGGCATGACCAGGGCAAGGCGACGGCTCTATCTGGCATCAGCAAGGCAGCGGCGGCTGTACGGCAACCGTAGCTTCAACCTGCCGTCACGGTTCCTGGATGAAATTCCGCCCGACGTTCTACAGGTCCAAGATCCGTTGGAATCCAGGGGGGCATCGCTTTCTGCCTTTTCTGCGCGTCAAGAGCATCAGGACGATGAGCCCTTCGTCGATCGCCTGCATCCTGGAACCCGCATCCGGCATCCCGACTTCGGCGTTGGGGTAATCCGTGAGCGGAGCGGCAGCGGGGACGATCTGAAGGTTGTCGTCAGATTTAATGGCGCCGGTGAAAAGAAGCTCATGGTCAGATATGCCCAATTGGAGCAGGCCTGA
- a CDS encoding nucleotidyltransferase domain-containing protein has product MAEKTLQEAVRRITAASRPRKVIPFGSRARDEADECSDVDLVVIEPEVSDKYTEMVRLRGVVGSIGAGVDLLVYSEAEVEARKAWCSSPIYWALREEGSSMKPDERKPATVEAKTLLRVAARGYKTFKLLRDIAEAPLSSICFHAQQAVEK; this is encoded by the coding sequence ATCGCTGAAAAGACTCTACAAGAAGCCGTTCGCCGCATCACGGCCGCATCTCGCCCTAGGAAGGTCATTCCATTTGGGTCTCGCGCGCGGGATGAAGCGGACGAGTGTTCTGATGTGGACCTGGTGGTCATTGAGCCGGAGGTGTCCGACAAATACACAGAGATGGTTCGCCTGCGCGGTGTAGTGGGATCTATCGGTGCTGGAGTGGACCTGCTTGTATACTCCGAAGCTGAGGTGGAGGCGAGAAAAGCCTGGTGCAGCAGTCCCATCTACTGGGCCCTGCGGGAGGAAGGATCCTCTATGAAGCCGGATGAGCGCAAGCCGGCCACTGTGGAGGCCAAAACACTACTCAGGGTGGCGGCCCGCGGCTACAAGACGTTCAAGTTGCTTCGAGATATTGCGGAGGCGCCGCTTTCCAGCATCTGTTTTCACGCACAGCAGGCGGTGGAAAAGTGA
- a CDS encoding HEPN domain-containing protein, with the protein MVSHGVVFGRTHDLEELARLLTAQDIPLPLLMEELRKLNPFAVTFRYGDEDITRISVMRILRAACVSNVFVEESLISIRTEWTIWFSSGDFGLVCYRPAEP; encoded by the coding sequence CTGGTTTCGCATGGCGTCGTATTTGGGCGAACACATGACCTGGAGGAACTCGCCCGCCTACTGACAGCTCAGGATATTCCGTTGCCGCTTCTAATGGAGGAACTGCGGAAATTGAATCCGTTTGCGGTGACGTTCCGCTATGGCGATGAGGACATCACGCGGATCAGCGTTATGCGAATCTTAAGAGCCGCCTGTGTTTCTAATGTGTTCGTTGAAGAGTCGTTGATAAGTATCAGGACAGAATGGACAATATGGTTCAGTTCCGGAGACTTTGGGCTGGTATGCTACAGACCAGCAGAGCCATAG